DNA sequence from the Podospora pseudocomata strain CBS 415.72m chromosome 2 map unlocalized CBS415.72m_2.2, whole genome shotgun sequence genome:
CGACTGTGGGGTTATCGATCTGGCCAGACGCGAGACTGCTGAAGCAGCTGTTGCTTGTATTCTCGTCCCCAAACTTCCTGGTGAGATTCAAGCTGGAGCTACTGTTCGTAACGTTGCCATCTTCGAGGCGGTGTGCCTGGCGTTTATCAATATTATCGCGATACATGTTCCTCTCTCCAGGGCTGCTGAGCGTATTCAGACCGCTGTAATCTGTGAAACTGTCGATGGTGCTCGCCGAATATGAATAACCGTCATACTTCTGGGTTCCTTGAGCCATCGCCAACAACTGCTCGTATCGATCAAGAGCCTCTGAGGTATCTTCTGAACCATGACTGATAGGTTGCTTCGTAGAATGGTCAAAGGCAGTACTGGTGGATTCCTGCGAATATGGAAATGAAGGTAGATCTTCTGAGAAACCTGCCCAGGACGATTCCGTCTCTTGCTGATGCCTCTGGCTGATCCCGGGGCTGATCTGCACTTCCGGCGACTGCTGGGTCCCAGCACCCATCTCCTTGTTCGAAGTCTCTTGGCGACGAAACCAGTTATTCCATTTGGAATTCGAATGTTTCTGGGAGGCTGGAACATTTGGAACCATCTGACCTACACGTGCGACGGTACTATTCGTGTCTTGAGAGTCCGGGTAGTGTTGTCGAGCGAAGTTGCTAGTCCTTGACCGTGAGACATGGCGACCTAAaggcgatgaggatgatgatggaccAATAGAGCCAGGAACCAAAGGAATAGTATACTCTCCTCTGATCCGCTCATTTCTATCCATATGCGAAGATAATGGTGCCTTGGATAATGAATGCCCACTCCTCTGACGCAACCGGCTAGAGTCTAGGAAGAAGTTTAGTTCGGTATCAAATATTCCAACAATATTTATAACCCACTTCTATAGGTATGCTGCGAGGATGGTCTTGCCGGATGCGAAGTCGTCTCAGTGCGCGCCTGGCTAGCTGTTCTGATAGTGTTCCATCCGCTGATGGCCGAACCTTCAGCACCAAGTCTCTTCTGTTGACTTCCCACTCGAATCTTGACGGCATCACGGCCAATGGCCGGTACTGACAGGTCAAGTTTGCGCTTTCGGGTATCGGCATGCGAAGGCGCATTACCTGGTCCATGCCGTACTACTGGTGCATGCAGCCAAGGGTCCggtcgtggaggaggttcGGGTCGTCGGCGGCGCTTCAAAGGATCCGGCGTTGGATCTCGACCTGTTTCCTAACCCAGGTCTGCGAGAAACTTCAGCCtcatctccttgagcttctctTCCCCATACTTGGCAAGCAGTGTTTCAGACCCCCGGTTACGTGGCGGCTGTtcaagaggttgatgggttgCTGAACCGTGACTGTCCTGTCGAGCTGGGACCTTGAAGAATGACCGAAGCTGTTCGATGGCTTCCTCATGGCCTGGGCTATATTGGTTCTGAATGCCTGAGAATGATCCCCTTCGGCCCGGCTGAGGCGATGGTTGATGTGCAAGTATCACTGTTTGGCGAGATGACGAGCGCCTGCCGTCATTTCTAGCAGCCTCCCTTTCTTCGGCTTGGGCTCTAATGCGAGCAAAGTACTCCTTCTGGCGTTGCTTAGCAGGGTTAACCTTTCTCAGTCTGCCGCGTTTCGAACGATGAAGATCTCCATCAACCCAGTTCATCCTGGCTCTTGAGAGGGGCGTTCCATTCCTCCCGTGTGTTTGCACCAGAAAAGGCCCAGGCGAGGATGCCGACCTTCGCTGTGGAAAGTATGGCATGACGAAGTGAAGCCGCGGCGGGCTGATCGCGAGTGAAGTGTATtgaagagaaggagctgACAACTCATATAAAGTTGGGCGTCGACAGAATTGGGATGGTACCCATCATGTTTGGAAAGTGGAAGTTGTCAGATCCTGCCGTCGGGTCCCATCTCACCAAGATTTCCAGAGAAAGAGCTACCCCTGTCAAGCGTGCCTTCCATAAAGCTTCCAGAACACAGCTTAAACTGCCGGGCGGGGCCGTCAACGTCAACCCCGCATCTCTgcaaccacaacctcgctccttcaaccccaccatgagagcttcaacaacaaccacattGAGGATATTGCGACGCCTCACGTCTCTCAGCCGCCATCCAACCCAAACAATCTCTTGCGCACAACTGCCCCTCCCCTCGTTCTTCCGCAAAAtgtcctcttctcccccccccctccgcccaaACGACGCCCGGCActaccctcctccgccagcccGTAACCCTAGCCTGCATCCAACTcccctccacatccaccaaatccgacaacctctcccacgccgccaccgccgtctcctcggccgtcaaatccacctcggccaaaaTCGTCGTCCTCCCCGAATGCTTCAACTCCCCCTACGGCACCGACCACTTTCCCTCCTACGCCGAgcccctccccgccgacccctccaacccctcccccgacctcaacccatccttcctcgccctccaaaacatcGCCCGCGACAACAAAGTCTACCTCATCGGCGGCTCCATCCCCGAGCTTGTCGttgacagcaacaacaatgaGAAGAAATACtacaacacctccctcatcttctcccccgagGGAAAACTCCTCGCCACGCACAGAAAAGTCCACCTTTTCGACATTGACATCCCGGGCGGGATCACGTTCACCGAGTCGGACATCCTGTCGCCGGGGAATAAGCTTACTATTGTGGACCTCCCCGAGTACGGCAAGATAGCCGTGGCGATTTGCTATGACATTCGCTTCCCCGAGTTGGCGACCATTGCGGCCAGAAAGGGATGCTTCGCGTTGATCTATCCTGGTGCTTTCAACCTTACTACTGGGCCGCTGCACTGGAAGCTGTTGGGAcaggcgagggcggtggataACCAGCTGTATGTGGCGCTGTGCAGTCCGGCGAGGGATATGACCGAGGGGGTGTACCATGCTTATGGGCACAGTTTGATCGTGGACCCGATGGCGAAAGTGCTGCAGGAGGCTGGTGAAGGGGAGCAGGTTGTTAGTGCGGTGTTGGATGGGGACAGCATTGAGAAGGCGAGAAAGGGGATTCCATTGAGGGATCAGAGAAGGTTTGATGTTTATCCTGATGTTAGTGAGGGGAAGGTGAGCTATGACGAGAAGCCATAGATACGATGAATGTGTGAGAAGATACGAGGTGTAGGTATATAATGACATGATGACACCAAAATCAAGAGTTTCAAGTTGCAAAACAATGTATGAGGAAGatcctttctttcttgttgaTGCAATCGACCTTTATGAGAAGCTTCTATGACTCGCTTCAGATACCCCTTTTCAGGAGGCTTTTACCGCACCCATGGCCCTCTACCCATTTACAGCAGCAAAGGCTTGACCGTTTGCTGCCCTCCTTTTCCCGGTGCTATCTCCTAGTAAATGTTTGGAATGTACCGGAGCCTCTAGTCTCTAAACCACAGTCACCCTTCTTAAATCGCCTATTGGAGAGCCTTGGCGGCAAAGGTAGGAAGGACGAAGCTGGCCTTGTGGATCTCGGAGTTGTAGTAGCGGCagtgcttctcctcctcctccttggtccAGGAGCGGAGGGGAACCTTGACGTTGCGGTTGGCGTCCTTGGTGCAGACCATGAAGCCGATCTGGCCCGAGGGGtaggtggggatggtggtgtaggCGTACTCGGCCACGGGGAAGATCTCCTTGCAGTCctgcttgagcttggtgatcAGGGGAAGGTGGAGCCATTGGTTCTCAGCTACAAAACAATAATAGTCAGCCAACATGGTTCTTGACATGCGCGGGTTCGACTAGCAAGGAGATTGTCTTGTAAGAGTCAAagccaaaaaagaagataCCCGCAGCATTCGGAAAGTCGAGAAACGCAAAGCTACCACTTGGTAGGCTCCTGAGGGGCTTGGGCAACATCAGTGTTGCTATCGGGCAAAGTTGGTGTCCGacacaacaaaaaagaaTATACCCCCCAGGCCTCGAACTTTCCCAGATAAAGGAGACGTACAACCTTGAGTGGTAATGACACCGCCCTCACGGAGGGCGTCGTGGAGAAGCTTGAAGTAGGGCTTCTGGAAGAGAGACTCGGCGGGACCCTCGGGGTCGGAGGagtcggtgatgatgacgtcGAAGGTGTTCTTGTAGTCATCAAGGAACTTGAAGCCGTCGCCGACGTggaccttgaccttggggtggttgaagcCAGCGGACATGTGGGGGAGGTACTGCTTGGAGAGGCGGATGACGGCCTGCGAGATGTGTTGGCAAATTGGTTCTGAAAAGTTAAAGACACCGGAACTGAACTCACCTCGTCGATGTCGCAGAGGATAGCCTCCTCAACACAGTCGTGCTTGACGACCTCACGGAGGACACcgccgtcaccaccgccaatGACGAGGACCTTCTTGGGCTCAGGGTGGGACATCATGGCAAGGTTGGTGATCATCTCCTGGTAGGCAAACTCATCACGCTCGGTGGCCTGGATGACGTTGTCCAGGACGAGGACGTTGCCGTAGTCAGTAGACTTGAAGATCAAGACATCCTGGTACTTGGACTTCTCGTGGTGGAGGACCTTCTCGACCTTGAGAGTCATGGCCTGGCCTATGGAGAGAACATCGAAATTAGACACATGATCTCTTCTTCAAGGGGGTACAGAAGTTTGTTTACTTACCAGGCCACATGTTGGAGATCTCGCGGAACCAGCCATCTATTATGCAAGCCACAATGTCAGTCTCGTTTCATGAGTTTTCGCACAGACATCATGTCGGTAGTTGTAACCCAACACAATTTCACTCTATGAACCGGCCCGTTTTGTGAAATGGTGCATTTCATGATCAATAATGCCACGCGGCAGAGCTGCGTGAGTGAGGCGCACTCTATGCCGGCGGCAGAGTCTGGTGATGCCGTAACGGAATGAAGCTATTAAACTCTGAAACTCTTGTGATCAACGCCATGACGAGGTGAGAGACGGGTCGGCATTGGGGCATCTGGCGGCACCGAACATCGCAGGGCTGACCGATATACCCGATGATTCCGATTGCCCACCACATGGAGAAGGCGTGGGCACCGTTTCGAGGTGTGAATATTGGTGTGGATGGCGGGGTCGTGGTCGTTCAGCCCCTCCATGAAGGAGAGTGCAAGCGTGAGGTGAGGGCCAGAAGGGGAACATCAGAACTTCTTACCCTTGATGGTAGAGTGTGTGATGTCACCCATTTTGAGAGATTGGTGGAGGTTACGAGTGGTCTGAAAGGTATGAAGTGGCCTGGATAGAAGACGCCTTGCACAAACTCGAAGTGAAGCCAACttgaaggaggggcaggcAAAAAGttatggtggaggtggggtttATCAACAACGATACGGCAAACCGATTGTAGCGAGCGGGTGCAGAGATTTTTCTTCAGGGAGGTATGAGCGAATTACAGGGTCCAAACTTCGCGGTGTGGAGAGCCCAGCTTGAGGGTTGGAAGTAAAAACTCAAACATAACCCTGGAAAATACTCATTCTGACGTCTGAAATCTGCCAACCTTTCATCCGTAGCTATCCGTGGCTGTCGTCGCACTATCTTATCGCTATCAAAAACAGGCAATGCTTTTGAGGCAGAGGGGTAATGAGGAGGGGTCACTAGCAACAAAATCAACTTGCCATAGACAGACTCCCTGAACTAGAGCAAagcggagaaggagatgttGTGGTCTGTCTGGAAGCTTCATTGTTATTTAAGTAAGTTGGGTGTACTTGGACAACAACTGTGCGACGCACGGCGTTGAGCCGGAGAGCGAAAGCGATGGCCGGGATTGAGCCGTTCAGAGGAGACCTCTACCTGCCGGACTGGACGGCCCCGCTCCGGCGACAGCTCGGACCTTTGCCCAGCGAGGGCCCGAGGGGTCAAAAAGGCAGGACGCTAATGAGGGCTGAGGAATGTCTGAGCGCCCGATCATTGGCACCATCGCGTTGAAGATCAGCAGATGATGTTTGCAGCTCACGGAACGGCGCGATCACTCACCACTTCAACTGCGCACGAGCTGCCGTAAGTGGATGGTGACAATCCGAGGCACAGAGCTTGCGGGCCCCGTGGGCCGTACCACCGGGGATGTGCCGTGCCGTGATTTGTATGATGCTCACTCCTTCTCGTTTGGAATTataatgatgatgtcggATTGGGGGCCCTTCCTACCCAGCAGACAGCTATCGAGTAAATTATGACCGAGGTAGTTGGTGTCTTTTGTCTCGAGCAGGCTGTGTAACAGTGACTCGGCCTCATTGCCAGACACCACATGTCTTTGATGCTATGCTGTATACAGATCACCACAAATAGATTGTAGATTCGCCGAGGTCAGCTTGATGGCTCGGGTCCCTGCACCCCTCCGAGACCACCCTCCCGCTGCTCCCAAACTGTTCAGTGAGCCAAAGACCGGTGAGAATGTCTGCGGCCATGCAGTCGCCCGAAACGCACTAtcaaaaaacaaaagtgACGCCGCATGCCCACACTGCGGAATCGGCGTAGCTGCAGAATATATTAATCGGTATATGTTGGCGTTGCTGCCATGTGGCTCTGATTGGTGCGGCGGGCTGTGGATGTTTCCAGGAACACCGTGGCTTTGGATGTCGTCAAAAGCTTCCTTTGCGTGTGTCATTGAACACGAAATCATCATGACGAACTCCATTCCCGTCTCACTGAGGGCTGATCTGCGCCCTTCTTGTCAGTCAACCAGTAGGGCTAGGTAGGAACTTTTAGTGAAAAGTGTCCACCCAAGCCCTGGTGAAGTCCATTCTCGCTTGCCCCTCATCTCATGGATGATTGCGAAAGAcggaaaaaagaaacgaaGTTTTGAAGCTACACAGCTCAACTCCACAAGATGCTGCGCACGCTGGAGATGGTCACGTCCATCCGCCACCGGAGAGAATGTACCGTAGGCATCTATCTGGCAGTTCCCAGTCAGTGAGCCTATCGACAGCTTGGTGAGCCCAAAGACCAAAAACAATGACGAACATCTGACACTTGAAGCGCACAGATCAGGCCCAAACGCTCGGGGCGGTTCGCGTGGCATTTTGTGGCAGTTTGAAAGGCTAGCAGGCCACAGGGGCCTCTTACAAGGTGAGTGGCTCGGGGAAAATGTGGTAAATCTGGAGTCGAAGTGAGCCCGAGCCGTCGACCTGCATCTGCCCGCGGTCCTTCATTGGTGCATGTGAAGTCAAAGGACCCGCCCACATCTTCAATTCAACTCATTGTCCAGCTTCGGAGCTAGCGCGGAGAGGCAGCTGCAGCCCGGGGCGCAATAAAAGGGGTTTCCGCCGTTCTTGGTAGGAAAAAGTGCATTACCGAGATACAGGACACGCGCATAGGCGCAAGCGCTCGGTCTTCGTGTTCTGGTGTCTTTGAGTAAGACTTCTTGAAGGGCAGCGTGAAAAACCATCAGTTCGGTACCGTCAAAGTTGGCTGTAGTGTAAAGGCATACGGATACCTAGAATTTAAGGGTTGAGCATGCTGCCCAGTTGTTGCGCCGGAGCGGGCCCTGCCTCCGCTTCCGGTTGTTACGGCCGGTGTTGACAGAGCAGGCCTTGATAAGAGGCAAGGAAGCGAGCTGAAATCCGTGGCGATGGCGCCAAAGCTGGCGACTGATGGAGCCCTTTTTGATGACAAACTGGAGGTTTTAGTTGCGATCAACCGTTACGGATTGCGGACCCGACCTTGACGGGCTTGGCCACTCCATCGGATCTGCTGGTATTGGACATTTGCGAAATGCACCGATGATACTGCGcagcaaaagaagaggaatTCCAGAACACACGGCCCACCCGAACCACGAGGACCACCGCATGGCCAGTGTGCAGTACTCGGTAGGTGGAACAATGAAAGACATTGAGGAATGAATACTCTGTACCTCTACtcaaaaaagaagaagcacgAGATGCTGAGATAGATGCAGGCAGTTGCAAGACATGAACCCCTGAACAAGTGCTTACCACTTTTCAAGGTGTGTCCGGCGTGCCTTGCTAGTGTACCGCGCTCTCTTCAGCACGGCCCACGCAGGGCCCCTCgaggcgagaagaagaatggggTTGCATGGATGGACATGGGTGCATCGATGCATGGAAAGATGAGCGCTGCAGAAGAATTAATACGGGGGGAGGTCGCACCTGGCGCTGAGCCAAGGGTCGCCGGCCGTTCTGCTGCTCTttttgctgcttctgctgcccATCCCCTCGGTGCACCTGATCGATCCTCTCACCTAAAATTCCTGTATTACGATTATTCCTCTCAGCTTCCATTCTTCTATCCTTTTTGTTCTCGCTGCCGGACCGCTCGGATTGTCCCTCACTCTCCCGTCATAATCCCCCCTTTCTGTCAACTCAACCCGCCGTGGCCCGCTTTCCCCATCCGTCACATCCCGGCTCACTCCTCGTCAGTCCAGCTCCAGTTtcaccagcaacccccagACAACAGCAGACAGCATTGTCGAGAAGCGCCAATTGCCCATCGGAAGCCTGGCCGGTCGATGGTAAGGCGAGGATAAGGCGCCATTGAGATCGAATCTCGACCACGGGCTCGCTGCGACGTCAATACGACCTTCTTACAGCGCCATCAGGCGTTTCATGTCCTGTGGACCTCAGCTCCCCTTCGTGCGCCGCCCTCCGTCATTCGCTCGCAGCACGCCCTTCTCGACAGCTAATACTCCGAAGTTCGACAATCGTCACACGCCGAACGACCTTTTTtggtttttccttttttgatATTTCGCATCGATTCGCCATCACAACGGCCACCCGACTGATATAATGTGTTTTGGAGCTCGCGAAAAAGGCGACGAGGCCGGCGCGGCCAGGTCGCGTGAGTTGGACAAGATTATTCGTGccgatgagaagaagatgtcAAAGGAGGTGAAGCTGCTGTTGTTAGGTACGGATGCTTTGGCCCGGTCTATTGCGCTGTCTGCAGCTATCCTAACTGTGTCAAACAGGAGCGGGCGAATCCGGCAAATCCACGGTGCTCAAGCAGATGAAGTTGATCTACGCGCAGGGGTTCAGCAAAAGCGAAAAGCTGGAGTGGAAGCCAGTAGTGTTCCAGAATATCGTCCATTCCTTTCGATTAATCTTCGACGCCATGAACGAGCTCAATATCCCATTTGAGAACCCAGATAACGAGGTTGGTATCTAACTACATGAGTGTTTGGCTCTCCCCCGCTAACGCAACATGCGTAGAAAAACATGGCGCACATTATGGTGGACTACGATGTGGTTGCGGATGAGCCACTGCCAGAAGACTACTTGGAACCCATCAAAAGCTTATGGCAAGACCAGGGCGTGAAGAGTGCCATCGCGAAGGGCAACGAATATGCCTTGCATGACAACCTTGACTAGTAAGCAGCCTGCGCCGTCGCCTTTGTTGTGATATTTTGCAATTTGCTGACCAACCCGCTTGCAGCTTCTGCGGCGATTTGGACCGTGTATGGGCCAAAGACTACATACCAACTGATCAGGATTTGTTGCGCTCAAGGTTAAGGACAACGGGCATCACTGAGACGATCTTCGACCTCGGTCAACTCACATATCGCATGTTCGACGTCGGCGGCCAAAGATCAGAACGCAAGAAGTGGATTCACTGCTTCGAAAACGTCAACTGCCTGCTATTTTTGGTAGCCATTTCAGGTTACGACCAATGTCTGGTGGAAGACAAGGACGGTGTATGTTGACCCCCACGCATACCTCAAGTACCGttaccaaaaaaaaacggaAACTAACGATTGAACTAGAACCAAATGAACGAAGCCCTGATGCTGTGGGAGTCCATCGCCAACTCTCACTGGTTCAGCAAGTCTGCGCTGATCCTCTTCCTGAACAAGATGGATCTCTTCAAAGAGAAGCTGGCCAAGAGCCCGATAACAGATCACGGCTTCACCGACTACCACGGCCCACCGGACGACCCGAACCTGGCCAGCAAGTACTTCATGGACAAGTTCCGGGCGCTGAACCGGAACCCAGAGAAGGAGATTTACGGACATTTCACTAACGCGACCGACACCAACTTGCTCAAGATCACCATGGGTTCCGTGCAGGATATGATTATCCAACGGAACTTGAAGCAGCTTATACTGTAAGGGGCGAACCACTTATTTGCATATTCGATGTTTTCAACACTTTTTCTTCACACACAACTTCGCCTCTTGACTATATCTCACACATTTTATTTACGAACAGTGCGCGCCCCTTGTAAAGGTTTTCTCGGT
Encoded proteins:
- a CDS encoding uncharacterized protein (EggNog:ENOG503PQGA), translated to MNWVDGDLHRSKRGRLRKVNPAKQRQKEYFARIRAQAEEREAARNDGRRSSSRQTVILAHQPSPQPGRRGSFSGIQNQYSPGHEEAIEQLRSFFKVPARQDSHGSATHQPLEQPPRNRGSETLLAKYGEEKLKEMRLKFLADLGRDPTPDPLKRRRRPEPPPRPDPWLHAPVVRHGPGNAPSHADTRKRKLDLSVPAIGRDAVKIRVGSQQKRLGAEGSAISGWNTIRTASQARTETTSHPARPSSQHTYRNSSRLRQRSGHSLSKAPLSSHMDRNERIRGEYTIPLVPGSIGPSSSSSPLGFSEDLPSFPYSQESTSTAFDHSTKQPISHGSEDTSEALDRYEQLLAMAQGTQKYDGYSYSASTIDSFTDYSGLNTLSSPGERNMYRDNIDKRQAHRLEDGNVTNSSSSLNLTRKFGDENTSNSCFSSLASGQIDNPTVDATELWGSGSYHHGGENTITTPDPQNHQRILSSSISSGNIANSSGNSWPKESPSLERSCEVPHQQITTQTLKADEGWRSFVFGDDSSNIIESMAFAQASRDAARALQPSRSSSLSCTTGPPEMEINSTAATGCPLYTADIGQPSDSVEPWSSSDVPSLGAIASSSIIESDAGISASYIDDNSQGTPQSQNGGSQSQSIRCASIPSEEPGSKVLDDQGYRHLSDAEPNNQNTISTESVSQESPRGEPGRAHTLGSAGYVGSNSSGSLPASVDLSSAAPALAPPRSVGVKQSGVQGVEDQTRFAPPKLFMGSRSQLQERSKAPVVARAATKRRGRPRKRAVDGRADIRSIPNYSSDPIEDFEDQQPTHTSIFPALELA
- the NIT3 gene encoding Omega-amidase nit3 (COG:E; EggNog:ENOG503NTXY), which translates into the protein MRASTTTTLRILRRLTSLSRHPTQTISCAQLPLPSFFRKMSSSPPPLRPNDARHYPPPPARNPSLHPTPLHIHQIRQPLPRRHRRLLGRQIHLGQNRRPPRMLQLPLRHRPLSLLRRAPPRRPLQPLPRPQPILPRPPKHRPRQQSLPHRRLHPRACR
- the SPE3 gene encoding putrescine aminopropyltransferase (COG:H; EggNog:ENOG503NX9V), with protein sequence MGDITHSTIKDGWFREISNMWPGQAMTLKVEKVLHHEKSKYQDVLIFKSTDYGNVLVLDNVIQATERDEFAYQEMITNLAMMSHPEPKKVLVIGGGDGGVLREVVKHDCVEEAILCDIDEAVIRLSKQYLPHMSAGFNHPKVKVHVGDGFKFLDDYKNTFDVIITDSSDPEGPAESLFQKPYFKLLHDALREGGVITTQGSENQWLHLPLITKLKQDCKEIFPVAEYAYTTIPTYPSGQIGFMVCTKDANRNVKVPLRSWTKEEEEKHCRYYNSEIHKASFVLPTFAAKALQ
- the GNA2 gene encoding G-Protein alpha subunit (COG:D; COG:T; EggNog:ENOG503NWN3), which gives rise to MCFGAREKGDEAGAARSRELDKIIRADEKKMSKEVKLLLLGAGESGKSTVLKQMKLIYAQGFSKSEKLEWKPVVFQNIVHSFRLIFDAMNELNIPFENPDNEKNMAHIMVDYDVVADEPLPEDYLEPIKSLWQDQGVKSAIAKGNEYALHDNLDYFCGDLDRVWAKDYIPTDQDLLRSRLRTTGITETIFDLGQLTYRMFDVGGQRSERKKWIHCFENVNCLLFLVAISGYDQCLVEDKDGNQMNEALMLWESIANSHWFSKSALILFLNKMDLFKEKLAKSPITDHGFTDYHGPPDDPNLASKYFMDKFRALNRNPEKEIYGHFTNATDTNLLKITMGSVQDMIIQRNLKQLILARPL